One segment of Streptosporangium brasiliense DNA contains the following:
- a CDS encoding molybdopterin-dependent oxidoreductase, with translation MVDKPALTEKVVFTSGLRSEGVAARLGALLGISFTLALITGLFSHFMQHPPPWLDWPSRPIGLYRVTQGVHVISGLATIPLLLAKLWAVYPKLWQWPPFRSAAHAVERAFVLLLVAGALFQLFTGLLNIAYTYPWSFFFPAAHYWTSFIVYGALIIHVVTEWSKVRRSVPVPLEPARRRFLLTIGAASGLTVLLTVGEAFAPLRRLALIAPRNPAIGPQGLPVNRTSQAAGVRPVDASYRLVVTGAVQAEYSYQDLVRLPQHTVELPIACVEGWSASARWTGVRLRDLVAGAPPDALVTVESLERPSGVYRTSELRPPHWNDPLTLLALRVNGETLHLEHGYPLRLIAPDRPGVMQTKWVTKVVVS, from the coding sequence ATGGTCGACAAGCCTGCGCTGACGGAGAAGGTGGTGTTCACCAGCGGGCTGCGCTCGGAGGGCGTGGCCGCCCGGCTCGGCGCGCTGCTGGGCATCAGCTTCACCCTCGCCCTGATCACCGGGCTGTTCAGCCACTTCATGCAGCACCCGCCGCCCTGGCTGGACTGGCCGTCGCGGCCCATCGGGCTGTACCGCGTCACCCAGGGGGTGCACGTCATCAGCGGCCTGGCCACGATCCCGCTGCTGCTGGCCAAGCTGTGGGCGGTCTACCCGAAGCTGTGGCAGTGGCCGCCGTTCCGCTCCGCGGCGCACGCGGTCGAGCGCGCGTTCGTCCTGCTGCTGGTCGCCGGAGCGCTGTTCCAGCTCTTCACCGGGCTGCTGAACATCGCCTACACCTACCCCTGGTCGTTCTTCTTCCCGGCCGCGCACTACTGGACCTCGTTCATCGTCTACGGCGCCCTGATCATCCACGTCGTCACCGAATGGTCCAAGGTCCGCCGGTCCGTCCCCGTCCCGCTGGAGCCGGCCCGGCGCCGCTTCCTGCTCACCATCGGCGCGGCCTCCGGGCTGACCGTGCTGCTCACCGTCGGCGAGGCCTTCGCCCCGCTGCGGCGGCTGGCCCTGATCGCGCCGCGGAACCCGGCGATCGGGCCACAGGGCCTGCCGGTCAACAGGACCTCCCAGGCCGCCGGGGTCAGGCCCGTCGACGCCAGCTACCGGCTGGTCGTCACCGGCGCGGTCCAGGCGGAATACTCCTACCAGGACCTGGTACGGCTGCCGCAGCACACGGTCGAGCTGCCGATCGCCTGCGTCGAGGGCTGGAGCGCGTCCGCGCGCTGGACCGGCGTCCGGCTCCGTGACCTGGTGGCGGGCGCCCCGCCCGACGCCCTGGTCACGGTGGAGTCGCTGGAGCGTCCCTCCGGCGTCTACCGGACCAGCGAGCTGCGGCCACCGCACTGGAACGATCCGCTGACCCTGCTCGCCCTGCGCGTCAACGGCGAAACGCTCCATCTGGAGCACGGCTACCCGCTCAGGCTCATCGCGCCGGACCGGCCCGGCGTCATGCAGACCAAGTGGGTCACGAAGGTGGTGGTCTCGTGA
- a CDS encoding TIGR04282 family arsenosugar biosynthesis glycosyltransferase: MTGGRDGTAHRDAARAGAGPRRGRLPREDGGRAVRGGGAQVVVIAKEPVPGQVKTRLTPPFTPEEAAALAAAALADTLGAVAAAPVDHRVIALRGGTGPWLPPGFTVVPQRGAGLDERLAAAFDDAHRACPLPVVLIGMDTPQVSSLLLATAVAGLATCDAVFGPATDGGFWLLGLRRPDPALLLGVPMSRPTTGAVQLRRLRAAGLSVGMLPPLRDVDTAEDALAVASEAPSSRFAAALAGLGAGVLPAAGPAPRRGRRPSDGSGPAPRPPPRPLGPLRRSGPMTGRLSGASPDATDPPA, translated from the coding sequence ATGACCGGCGGCCGCGACGGGACCGCCCACCGGGACGCGGCCCGCGCCGGGGCCGGTCCGCGGCGGGGGCGGCTCCCCCGGGAGGACGGGGGCCGGGCCGTCCGCGGCGGCGGGGCCCAGGTCGTCGTCATCGCCAAGGAGCCGGTGCCGGGGCAGGTCAAGACCAGGCTCACCCCGCCGTTCACCCCGGAGGAGGCCGCGGCCCTGGCCGCGGCGGCGCTGGCGGACACCCTGGGGGCGGTGGCCGCCGCCCCGGTGGACCACCGGGTGATCGCGCTGCGCGGCGGCACCGGCCCCTGGCTCCCGCCGGGCTTCACCGTGGTGCCGCAGCGGGGCGCCGGCCTGGACGAACGGCTGGCCGCCGCCTTCGACGACGCCCACCGGGCCTGCCCGCTGCCCGTCGTCCTGATCGGCATGGACACCCCGCAGGTCAGCTCACTGCTGCTGGCCACCGCGGTGGCCGGGCTCGCCACCTGCGACGCCGTCTTCGGCCCCGCCACCGACGGAGGGTTCTGGCTGCTCGGCCTGCGCCGTCCCGACCCCGCGCTCCTGCTCGGTGTGCCGATGTCCCGGCCCACGACCGGCGCCGTCCAACTGCGGCGGCTGCGCGCGGCGGGTCTGTCGGTGGGGATGCTGCCTCCCCTGCGGGATGTGGACACCGCGGAGGACGCGCTGGCGGTGGCGTCCGAGGCGCCGTCGTCCCGCTTCGCCGCCGCCCTCGCCGGGCTCGGCGCGGGAGTGCTCCCGGCGGCCGGTCCGGCCCCGCGGCGGGGCCGCCGCCCCTCGGACGGAAGCGGCCCGGCGCCCCGGCCCCCGCCCCGGCCCCTCGGCCCCCTCCGCAGGAGCGGCCCCATGACCGGGCGCCTGTCCGGGGCGTCCCCCGACGCGACGGATCCACCTGCGTAG
- a CDS encoding glycosyltransferase family 2 protein, with product MEIDVVLPCLDEEAALPWVLGRMPDGYRPIVVDNGSTDGSARVAAELGALVVSEPRRGFGAACHAGLLAATGEVVCFMDADASLDPGQLPRVTGPVASGRADLVLGRRVAGPGAAWPLHARLGNAFLGWRLARRTGTRLRDIGPMRACRRADLVALGLTDRRFGYPLEMVLRAAERGWRITETGVDYLPRSGRSKVTGTVRGTLRAVGDMRRVLSGPGGTG from the coding sequence ATGGAGATCGATGTGGTGCTCCCGTGCCTGGACGAGGAGGCGGCCCTGCCGTGGGTGCTGGGACGCATGCCGGACGGCTACCGCCCGATCGTGGTGGACAACGGCTCCACGGACGGGTCGGCACGGGTCGCGGCCGAGCTGGGGGCGCTGGTGGTGAGCGAGCCCAGGCGCGGGTTCGGCGCCGCCTGCCACGCGGGCCTGCTGGCCGCGACGGGCGAGGTGGTGTGCTTCATGGACGCCGACGCCTCGCTGGACCCCGGCCAGCTCCCGCGGGTGACCGGGCCCGTCGCCTCGGGCCGGGCCGACCTGGTCCTGGGCAGGCGGGTGGCCGGCCCGGGAGCCGCCTGGCCGCTGCACGCGCGGCTGGGCAACGCCTTCCTCGGCTGGCGGCTGGCCCGCCGCACCGGCACCCGGCTGCGCGACATCGGCCCGATGCGGGCCTGCCGCCGGGCGGACCTCGTGGCCCTGGGCCTGACCGACCGGCGTTTCGGCTACCCGCTGGAGATGGTCCTGCGGGCGGCCGAGCGAGGCTGGCGGATCACCGAGACCGGAGTGGACTACCTGCCCCGCAGCGGACGGTCCAAGGTGACCGGCACCGTACGCGGCACGCTCCGCGCGGTCGGCGACATGCGCAGGGTCCTGAGCGGGCCGGGCGGCACCGGATGA
- a CDS encoding NAD-dependent epimerase/dehydratase family protein, which produces MRTLVTGSAGFIGGHVAAALEEAGHEVVGFDLRTGGDVRDREALDRVLGGVGAVVHQAAKVGLGVDVSDLPDYASANVLGTATLLAAMAGHGVGRLVLASSMVVYGEGAYECAAHGRVRPGPRAERDLARGRFEPRCPHCALPVGPVTIGEDAPADPRNAYATTKLAQEHLAANWARETGGTAVALRYHNVYGPGMPRDTPYAGVAAIFRSALEAGRAPRVFEDGRQLRDFVHVRDVALANLAALGGGTPGTLAAYNIASGQPHTVGEMAAALAAGHGGPAPVTTGEYRLGDVRHIVAGPERAAAELGFRAAVPFASGMAEFSTAPLG; this is translated from the coding sequence ATGAGGACACTGGTCACCGGCTCCGCCGGGTTCATCGGAGGCCATGTGGCCGCCGCCCTGGAGGAGGCCGGGCACGAGGTCGTCGGCTTCGACCTGCGGACCGGCGGCGACGTCCGGGACCGGGAAGCGCTGGACCGCGTGCTGGGCGGTGTCGGCGCCGTGGTGCACCAGGCGGCGAAGGTGGGGCTCGGCGTGGACGTGTCCGACCTCCCGGACTACGCCTCGGCGAACGTGCTGGGCACCGCCACGCTGCTGGCCGCCATGGCCGGGCACGGGGTCGGGCGGCTGGTGCTCGCCTCGTCGATGGTGGTGTACGGCGAGGGCGCCTACGAGTGCGCGGCGCACGGCCGGGTGCGGCCGGGCCCGAGGGCGGAGCGCGACCTCGCCCGAGGGCGGTTCGAGCCGCGCTGCCCGCACTGCGCGCTGCCGGTCGGCCCCGTCACCATCGGCGAGGACGCCCCGGCCGACCCGCGCAACGCCTACGCCACGACCAAGCTCGCCCAGGAGCACCTGGCGGCGAACTGGGCGCGGGAGACGGGCGGCACGGCCGTCGCGCTGCGCTACCACAACGTGTACGGGCCCGGGATGCCGCGCGACACCCCCTACGCCGGGGTCGCGGCGATCTTCCGGTCGGCGCTGGAGGCGGGCCGGGCGCCGCGCGTGTTCGAGGACGGCCGCCAGCTCCGGGACTTCGTGCACGTGCGTGACGTGGCGCTGGCCAACCTCGCGGCGCTCGGCGGGGGGACCCCCGGGACGCTGGCCGCCTACAACATCGCCAGCGGGCAGCCGCACACGGTCGGGGAGATGGCCGCGGCCCTCGCGGCCGGACACGGCGGCCCGGCACCGGTGACCACCGGCGAATACCGGCTGGGCGACGTGCGGCACATCGTCGCCGGCCCGGAACGGGCGGCGGCGGAGCTCGGCTTCCGCGCCGCGGTGCCGTTCGCCTCAGGGATGGCGGAGTTCTCCACCGCCCCGCTGGGCTGA
- a CDS encoding sugar ABC transporter substrate-binding protein yields MARLAAGGMAVVAAFGLTACGVIGRPGSDETASAPGRAVAEGFKIGLLLPGTEATRYEKFDRPYITESVAELCPRCQVVYGSAGRDHDRQRRQFDSMLGDGVKVIILDAVDAKAIAPSVSRAVEQGVKVIAYDRLAGGPIDAYTSFDNVQIGKMQGQALLDALKAEGDPRRGPIVMINGSPADPNAGDFKKGVHSVLDGNVVIGGEYDIPGWSSDLAASDAAGAFATLGPERVIGVYAANDGMAGGAARAMRITGIAKGTPLTGQDAELAAIQRVLLGTQTMTIYKPIRPEARNAAQMAVDLGSGRTVTGGADGEGTVANGTSSSIPAQIIQPIVVTKDNIEDTVVKDGLWKVEEICTADLRAACKSAGLT; encoded by the coding sequence GTGGCTCGCCTTGCGGCGGGCGGGATGGCCGTCGTCGCGGCGTTCGGGCTGACGGCCTGCGGGGTCATCGGGCGGCCCGGGTCCGACGAGACGGCCTCCGCTCCCGGCCGCGCCGTGGCCGAGGGCTTCAAGATAGGTCTGCTGCTGCCGGGGACGGAGGCGACGCGCTACGAGAAGTTCGACCGCCCCTACATCACCGAGAGCGTGGCCGAGCTCTGTCCCAGGTGTCAGGTCGTCTACGGCAGCGCCGGCCGCGATCACGACCGGCAGCGGCGGCAGTTCGACTCGATGCTCGGCGACGGCGTCAAGGTGATCATCCTGGACGCGGTGGACGCCAAGGCGATCGCGCCGTCGGTGTCCAGGGCCGTGGAGCAGGGCGTGAAGGTCATCGCCTACGACCGCCTGGCCGGCGGGCCGATCGACGCCTACACCTCCTTCGACAACGTCCAGATCGGCAAGATGCAGGGCCAGGCCCTGCTCGACGCCCTCAAGGCGGAGGGCGACCCCAGGCGGGGGCCGATCGTGATGATCAACGGCTCACCGGCCGACCCGAACGCGGGCGACTTCAAGAAGGGCGTCCACTCGGTCCTCGACGGCAACGTGGTGATCGGCGGGGAGTACGACATCCCGGGCTGGAGCTCCGACCTGGCCGCGTCCGACGCGGCCGGCGCGTTCGCCACGCTCGGCCCGGAACGGGTCATCGGGGTGTATGCGGCCAACGACGGCATGGCCGGCGGCGCCGCCCGGGCGATGCGGATCACCGGGATCGCCAAGGGCACGCCGCTGACCGGCCAGGACGCCGAACTCGCGGCCATCCAGCGCGTCCTGCTGGGCACCCAGACGATGACCATCTACAAACCGATCAGGCCCGAGGCCCGCAACGCCGCCCAGATGGCCGTCGACCTCGGCTCGGGCAGGACGGTGACGGGCGGCGCCGACGGCGAGGGGACCGTGGCCAACGGGACCTCGTCCTCGATCCCCGCCCAGATCATCCAGCCGATCGTGGTCACCAAGGACAACATCGAGGACACCGTGGTCAAGGATGGTCTCTGGAAGGTCGAGGAGATCTGCACGGCCGACCTCCGGGCCGCGTGCAAGTCCGCCGGGCTCACCTGA
- a CDS encoding alpha-amylase family protein has protein sequence MASWVDHAVLWQVYPLGFTGAEGSAPPPGAPVRHRLRQLDPWLDYAVELGCSGLQLGPIFAAETHGYDTVDHFRIDPRLGDDEDFDHLVAAARGRGLRIVLDGVFNHVGRGFPVFARATAADPDPRAVRWFRRPAGNGGEPDYATFEGHHHLVALNHEEPEVLDHVVRVMNHWLDRGASGWRLDAAYAVPPGFWRGALEQVRPLHPDAWFVGEVIHGDYAGYVRASGLDSVTQYELWKAIWSSLNDGNLFELAWALDRHDGLLDAVPPPLTFVGNHDVTRLASRLTDVRHLGHALAVLFTVGGVPSVYYGDEQAFRGVKEERAGGDDAVRPAFPDRPGALAASGWPVYHLHRRLIGLRRRHPWLVRARTVAEHLTNRAVALTSTCAEAPGRRIVTLLNVDDRPHPFPLETGGLTVEVTSEAAPPSGDPALVPAHGWAVLSGR, from the coding sequence ATGGCGTCATGGGTGGACCACGCGGTCCTGTGGCAGGTTTACCCGCTCGGGTTCACCGGCGCGGAGGGCTCGGCGCCGCCGCCGGGGGCGCCGGTCCGGCACCGCCTGCGGCAGCTCGACCCCTGGCTCGACTACGCGGTGGAGCTGGGCTGCTCGGGGCTGCAGCTGGGACCGATATTCGCGGCGGAGACCCACGGCTACGACACCGTCGACCACTTCCGGATCGATCCGCGGCTCGGCGACGACGAGGATTTCGACCATCTCGTCGCGGCGGCGCGCGGGCGGGGGCTCCGGATCGTCCTGGACGGGGTCTTCAACCACGTGGGCCGGGGGTTCCCGGTGTTCGCGCGGGCGACGGCCGCCGATCCCGATCCGCGTGCCGTGCGCTGGTTCCGGCGACCGGCCGGGAACGGCGGCGAGCCGGACTACGCGACCTTCGAGGGGCATCACCACCTCGTGGCCCTCAACCACGAGGAGCCCGAGGTGCTCGACCACGTCGTGCGGGTCATGAACCACTGGCTGGACCGGGGCGCGTCGGGCTGGCGTCTCGACGCGGCCTACGCGGTGCCGCCCGGCTTCTGGCGCGGAGCCCTGGAACAGGTGCGGCCGCTCCACCCCGACGCGTGGTTCGTCGGGGAGGTGATCCACGGCGACTACGCCGGATACGTCCGGGCGAGCGGCCTCGACTCGGTCACCCAGTACGAGCTCTGGAAGGCGATCTGGAGCTCGCTCAACGACGGCAACCTCTTCGAGCTCGCCTGGGCCCTGGACCGGCACGACGGCCTGCTCGACGCCGTGCCGCCACCGCTGACCTTCGTCGGCAACCACGACGTGACCAGGCTGGCCAGCCGTCTCACCGACGTCCGGCACCTGGGCCACGCGCTGGCCGTGCTGTTCACCGTGGGCGGCGTGCCCAGCGTCTACTACGGCGACGAGCAGGCGTTCCGGGGCGTCAAGGAGGAGCGGGCCGGCGGGGACGACGCCGTCCGCCCGGCCTTCCCCGACCGTCCCGGCGCCCTCGCCGCCTCGGGATGGCCCGTCTACCACCTGCACCGGCGCCTGATCGGCCTGCGCCGCCGCCATCCCTGGCTGGTCAGGGCCCGCACCGTTGCGGAGCATCTGACCAACCGGGCGGTCGCGCTGACCTCGACCTGCGCCGAGGCCCCGGGCCGCAGGATCGTCACCCTGCTCAACGTCGACGACCGGCCCCACCCGTTCCCGCTGGAGACCGGCGGGCTCACCGTCGAGGTGACGTCGGAGGCCGCGCCGCCCTCCGGCGACCCGGCCCTCGTCCCCGCCCACGGCTGGGCCGTCCTCAGTGGCCGGTGA
- a CDS encoding carboxymuconolactone decarboxylase family protein: protein MTTTNPPTVRLAVDKLAPHVNRAMNALDAASRETELEPGLLELVRARASQLNGCAYCVDMHSRDARKGGESEQRLFALPVWRETPFFTDRERAALELTEAGTRLTDGPVSDEVYGRAAAQFTETELAELIWTITVINAWNRLGAVAHPWPLA from the coding sequence ATGACCACGACGAACCCTCCCACCGTCCGGCTGGCGGTGGACAAGCTCGCCCCCCATGTCAACCGGGCGATGAACGCCCTCGACGCGGCCTCCAGGGAGACGGAGCTGGAGCCTGGCCTGCTTGAGCTGGTCAGGGCCCGCGCCTCGCAGCTCAACGGCTGCGCCTACTGCGTCGACATGCACTCCCGGGACGCGCGCAAGGGCGGGGAGAGCGAGCAGCGGCTGTTCGCCCTCCCCGTCTGGCGGGAGACGCCGTTCTTCACCGACCGGGAGCGCGCGGCGCTGGAGCTGACCGAGGCGGGCACCCGGCTCACCGACGGTCCGGTCTCCGACGAGGTGTACGGGCGGGCGGCGGCCCAGTTCACCGAGACCGAACTGGCCGAGCTCATCTGGACGATCACTGTGATCAACGCGTGGAACCGGCTGGGCGCCGTCGCTCACCCCTGGCCGCTGGCCTGA
- the pdxR gene encoding MocR-like pyridoxine biosynthesis transcription factor PdxR, whose product MSEFWATFGVDLYLELDTATGRRAGLEHALRDAVRAGRLAPQARMPSTRKLATQLGLSRGTVSAAYDQLIAEGYLTARRGSGTMVADLTGRSAPEPPPRPGAAVPRHDLRPGSPDVGMFPAAAWARSIRRALAATPASALDYGDPRGRPELRAALAEYLGRTRGVLATPGQIVITSGYVQALALLARVLGDAGADAVAMEDPGLGFHREVVRRAGPAVVALPVDRRGAHPGLMGEHGKVGALVVTPAHQYPTGVTLHPARRHTLTEWARARDGLIVEDDYDGEFRYDRQPVGALQGMAPDHVVYVGSASKTLGPALRLGWMVLPHRLVEAVVDAKLHLDHHTEVIGQLALADLITTHVYDRHIRACRLHYRRRRDLLLDRLGPVSGLAVHGIAAGLHAMVNLPPGGPGEQEVLDRAAERGLALGSLGGHWHRAGDHPQAVIVGYGTPREHAYPAALDALADVLSQVGAG is encoded by the coding sequence ATGTCGGAATTTTGGGCCACTTTCGGGGTCGACCTGTATCTGGAACTCGACACCGCGACCGGCCGCCGGGCCGGCCTGGAGCACGCCCTGCGCGACGCCGTCCGCGCCGGGCGGCTCGCGCCGCAGGCCCGGATGCCCTCGACCCGCAAGCTGGCCACCCAGCTCGGCCTGTCACGCGGCACGGTGAGCGCCGCCTACGATCAGCTGATCGCCGAGGGCTACCTGACCGCCCGCCGGGGGTCCGGCACCATGGTCGCCGACCTCACCGGACGGTCCGCGCCGGAGCCGCCGCCGCGGCCCGGCGCCGCCGTCCCCCGGCACGACCTGCGGCCGGGCAGTCCCGACGTGGGCATGTTCCCCGCCGCTGCCTGGGCGCGGTCCATCCGGCGCGCGCTCGCCGCGACGCCGGCCAGTGCCCTCGACTACGGCGACCCGCGCGGCCGGCCCGAGCTCCGCGCCGCGCTGGCCGAATATCTGGGGCGGACCCGCGGCGTGCTCGCGACCCCCGGGCAGATCGTGATCACTTCCGGCTACGTCCAGGCGCTGGCCCTGCTGGCCAGGGTGCTCGGCGACGCCGGGGCCGACGCGGTGGCCATGGAGGACCCGGGCCTGGGCTTTCACCGGGAGGTGGTCCGGCGGGCCGGTCCGGCCGTCGTCGCGCTCCCGGTCGACCGGCGTGGGGCCCACCCCGGCCTGATGGGCGAGCACGGGAAGGTGGGGGCGCTCGTGGTGACCCCGGCCCACCAGTATCCGACCGGCGTCACCCTGCACCCGGCCCGCCGCCACACCCTCACCGAGTGGGCGCGCGCCCGCGACGGCCTGATCGTCGAGGACGATTACGACGGTGAGTTCCGCTACGACCGCCAGCCCGTCGGCGCGCTCCAGGGCATGGCGCCCGACCACGTCGTCTACGTGGGCAGCGCGTCCAAGACCCTCGGCCCCGCTCTGCGTCTGGGCTGGATGGTGCTGCCGCACCGCCTCGTCGAGGCGGTGGTGGACGCCAAGCTGCACCTCGACCACCACACCGAGGTGATCGGGCAGCTGGCCCTCGCCGACCTGATCACCACTCATGTCTACGACCGGCACATCCGCGCCTGCCGCCTGCACTACCGCCGCCGCCGCGACCTCCTGCTGGACCGGCTCGGACCCGTGTCCGGCCTGGCCGTCCACGGGATCGCGGCGGGGCTCCACGCGATGGTCAACCTGCCTCCCGGTGGGCCCGGCGAGCAGGAGGTGCTCGACCGCGCCGCGGAGCGGGGTCTGGCCCTGGGGAGCCTGGGCGGCCACTGGCACCGGGCCGGTGACCATCCGCAGGCGGTCATCGTCGGGTACGGCACGCCGCGCGAGCACGCCTACCCGGCCGCACTCGACGCCCTCGCGGACGTCCTGTCCCAGGTCGGCGCGGGCTAG
- a CDS encoding aldo/keto reductase, giving the protein MKYRTIGTAPETRREVSVLALGAMLFGSVTDEKTSFAILDRYVEAGGTFIDTSDNYAFWVDGGQGGQSEALLGRWRRSRGIGDEIVIATKLGARPLAPGTGYIDNPEGLSAKVIRESAERSRELLGVDRIDLLYAHIEDRTVPLGETVEGFAGLVAEGTVGLLGVSNHAIWRVERARALAAAAGLPGYEVLQYQHSHLRPRFDMPEPLFEDGSLGHAGAELHSYLRAEPDLTLVAYSPLLGGAYVREDKPLPPDYDHPGTPARLAVLREVAEETGANVNQVVLAWQIGGRLPVIPLAGASSVAQLEENLAAVDLELTQEQRARLDAAH; this is encoded by the coding sequence ATGAAATACCGCACCATCGGCACTGCCCCGGAGACCCGCCGCGAGGTGAGCGTGCTCGCCCTCGGTGCGATGCTCTTCGGCTCGGTGACCGACGAGAAGACCTCCTTCGCCATCCTGGACCGCTACGTCGAGGCGGGCGGGACGTTCATCGACACCTCCGACAACTACGCCTTCTGGGTCGACGGCGGCCAGGGCGGGCAGAGCGAGGCGCTGCTCGGGCGGTGGCGGCGCAGCCGCGGCATCGGAGACGAGATCGTCATCGCCACCAAGCTGGGAGCGCGGCCGCTCGCGCCCGGCACCGGCTACATCGACAACCCGGAGGGACTGTCGGCGAAGGTGATCCGGGAGTCCGCCGAGCGCAGCCGGGAACTGCTCGGGGTGGACAGGATCGACCTGCTCTACGCGCACATCGAGGACCGGACGGTCCCGCTCGGCGAGACCGTCGAGGGCTTCGCCGGACTGGTGGCGGAAGGGACGGTCGGGCTGCTCGGGGTGAGCAACCACGCGATCTGGCGGGTGGAGCGGGCCCGTGCTCTCGCCGCGGCGGCCGGGCTGCCCGGCTACGAGGTCCTGCAGTACCAGCACAGCCACCTGCGCCCCCGCTTCGACATGCCCGAACCGCTCTTCGAGGACGGCAGCCTCGGCCATGCCGGGGCCGAGCTGCACAGCTACCTGCGGGCCGAGCCCGACCTGACCCTGGTCGCCTACTCGCCGCTGCTCGGCGGCGCCTACGTCCGGGAGGACAAGCCGCTGCCGCCGGACTACGACCACCCGGGCACGCCCGCCCGGCTGGCGGTGCTGCGCGAGGTCGCCGAGGAGACCGGGGCGAACGTGAACCAGGTGGTGCTGGCCTGGCAGATCGGCGGACGGCTGCCGGTGATCCCGCTGGCCGGGGCGTCCTCGGTGGCGCAGTTGGAGGAGAACCTGGCCGCGGTGGACCTGGAGCTGACCCAGGAGCAGCGGGCCCGGCTGGACGCGGCGCACTAG
- a CDS encoding TetR/AcrR family transcriptional regulator, with the protein MSTDGDVMTDGGRAQQREQTRRALIRESRRLFAALGYGAVGLSEIVRAAGVTKGALYHHFDGKAALFRAVLEEVQQQVARTVAAAAEAHDDPWTQFTAGCQAFLTASTDPDVQRIMLVDGPAVLGWNEWRALDEAASAHHLAEALTTLIEEGTIAPQPVAPLTRLLSGAMNEAALWLAGSADPGDLADTRAALSQMLEALHVG; encoded by the coding sequence ATGTCAACGGACGGGGACGTGATGACGGACGGCGGCAGGGCGCAGCAGAGGGAGCAGACCAGGCGGGCCCTCATACGCGAGAGCAGACGCCTGTTCGCGGCCCTGGGCTACGGCGCGGTGGGCCTGTCGGAGATCGTCCGCGCCGCCGGGGTCACCAAGGGCGCGCTCTACCACCACTTCGACGGCAAAGCCGCCCTGTTCCGCGCCGTCCTGGAAGAGGTGCAGCAGCAGGTCGCCCGGACGGTGGCCGCGGCCGCCGAGGCTCACGACGATCCATGGACGCAGTTCACCGCCGGTTGCCAGGCGTTCCTCACCGCCAGCACCGACCCGGACGTCCAGCGGATCATGCTCGTCGACGGCCCCGCCGTACTGGGCTGGAACGAATGGCGCGCGCTGGACGAGGCCGCTTCGGCCCACCATCTGGCCGAAGCGCTCACCACCCTGATCGAGGAGGGAACGATCGCCCCGCAGCCGGTCGCGCCGCTGACCCGCCTGCTGTCGGGCGCGATGAACGAGGCGGCCCTGTGGCTGGCGGGGTCGGCCGACCCCGGAGACCTGGCCGACACCAGGGCCGCCCTGTCACAGATGCTGGAGGCGCTGCACGTCGGATGA
- a CDS encoding VOC family protein — protein MTLTSFYPVICTSLLQESRDFYTGLLGFEPTFEADWYVSLRRPGALPYELALLDHGHPTLPEAYRAPVRGLLLNFEVEDVDAEWERLVVRGGLRAELELRDEDFGQRHFIVADPNGVLIDVITPIAPTTAYADQYVEP, from the coding sequence ATGACGCTGACCAGCTTCTATCCGGTTATCTGCACCTCACTGCTCCAGGAGTCCCGCGACTTCTACACCGGGCTGCTGGGGTTCGAGCCGACGTTCGAGGCCGACTGGTACGTGAGCCTGCGGCGGCCGGGAGCGCTGCCGTACGAGCTCGCCCTGCTCGACCACGGCCATCCGACGCTGCCCGAGGCCTATCGCGCTCCCGTGCGGGGGCTGCTGCTCAACTTCGAGGTGGAGGACGTGGACGCGGAGTGGGAGCGGCTCGTCGTGCGCGGGGGGCTCCGGGCCGAACTGGAGCTGCGCGACGAGGACTTCGGGCAGCGGCACTTCATCGTGGCCGACCCCAACGGGGTCCTGATCGACGTGATCACCCCCATCGCGCCCACCACGGCGTACGCCGACCAGTACGTCGAACCGTGA